In Desulfobaculum bizertense DSM 18034, a genomic segment contains:
- a CDS encoding glycosyltransferase family 4 protein codes for MSRSSATSLGFVLKGFPRISETFISNEIRLLEQRGFRIHIYSMRHPRESFTHESVKAIRAKVTYLPQSVSYDFPRLLWQNICLFARIPKHYIKTARLWLSRYPQAPKKHTWLKHFLQAGWLVQCSAKREGIHHFHAHFAHTPSSVAMYAASFCDVPFSFFAHAKDIYTQNPIALKEKIDRAKFVVTCTAYNENYLKHIAKNAKKISCVRHGIDLSLFSPKSRPATPTPPFTILTVARLVPKKGLFDVLEALAFLRQKGIEFRYILAGDGPLRAQLLQKAENLGLAAQVLMTGTITHEAVCQLYEKADAFVLGCRLGDKGDRDGIPNVIAEAMAMGVPVAATRFSGIPELVEHEISGMLSAPEDPQELAHNLLRVLTDHQLRAQLIPAARQRVEHMFDNRTLIQTLAEVYEAGGIHPVEYKPAPQLMEAVQH; via the coding sequence ATGTCCCGCTCGTCTGCCACCTCCCTTGGCTTTGTGCTCAAGGGCTTTCCGCGCATTTCCGAGACCTTTATCTCGAATGAAATCAGATTGCTGGAACAGCGAGGCTTTCGCATCCACATCTACTCTATGCGCCACCCGCGCGAAAGCTTTACCCATGAATCAGTCAAAGCGATTCGGGCCAAAGTAACCTACCTGCCGCAGAGCGTGAGTTATGATTTCCCGCGCCTGCTGTGGCAAAACATCTGTCTGTTTGCCCGCATCCCCAAACACTACATCAAGACCGCGCGACTCTGGCTCTCCAGATATCCGCAGGCTCCCAAAAAACATACATGGCTCAAGCACTTTCTTCAGGCAGGATGGCTCGTGCAATGCTCTGCAAAACGCGAAGGCATACACCACTTTCACGCCCATTTTGCCCATACCCCAAGCTCGGTTGCCATGTACGCCGCCTCTTTTTGCGATGTGCCATTTAGTTTCTTTGCCCATGCAAAAGACATCTACACACAAAACCCCATTGCCCTCAAAGAGAAGATAGACAGGGCGAAATTCGTGGTCACCTGCACGGCGTATAACGAGAACTATTTGAAACACATTGCAAAGAATGCAAAAAAAATTTCCTGCGTGCGACACGGAATTGATCTTTCACTCTTTTCGCCCAAATCACGGCCCGCAACGCCTACGCCGCCATTTACCATTCTGACAGTTGCACGACTTGTGCCGAAAAAAGGCCTTTTTGATGTGCTGGAAGCGCTAGCCTTTTTGCGCCAAAAAGGTATAGAGTTCCGATATATACTTGCAGGGGATGGACCACTACGTGCCCAACTCCTGCAAAAAGCAGAAAATCTGGGGCTTGCAGCACAGGTCCTCATGACCGGAACCATCACCCATGAAGCCGTCTGTCAGCTTTATGAAAAAGCAGACGCCTTTGTGCTTGGATGCAGACTTGGTGACAAGGGAGACCGGGACGGAATCCCCAACGTCATTGCCGAAGCAATGGCAATGGGCGTTCCTGTTGCTGCAACACGATTTTCTGGCATCCCCGAACTTGTGGAACATGAAATTTCCGGCATGCTTAGCGCACCGGAAGATCCGCAGGAGCTTGCGCACAATCTTCTTCGGGTACTGACTGACCACCAGCTCAGGGCACAGCTCATCCCGGCTGCCCGCCAGCGGGTTGAACATATGTTTGACAACAGAACACTTATACAGACGCTTGCCGAGGTCTATGAGGCCGGAGGTATCCACCCTGTGGAATACAAGCCGGCGCCCCAGCTCATGGAAGCGGTACAGCATTAG
- a CDS encoding GAK system CofD-like protein, which yields MPKNSFRKHHTPQSASSHKDFLPHPETGPRILFFSGGTALRELSQELIGHTHNSVHIITSFDSGGSSAVLRKAFHMPAIGDIRNRLMALADTSVPGIEQTITLFGHRFPKEAELWALSDELGQLCSGTHPLIADIPAAQKNSIRHFLCRFYDLMPEGFDLRGASIGNLILAAGYLEHRRCLGPVIELFSKLIHARGTVCPVFDGDLHLAAQLENGETLCGQHKITGKESPAPDSPICQLYLTSCLDSLETHPARAAQSALSAIAEADLICFPMGSFYSSVIANLLPAGIGRAVAQAHCPKIFVPNLGFDPESFHLSLSEQVLALRHYLLKDCPFPCSPRQLVSGVLFDSVNESYSGDLSLHQLQQLDLDLYDTRLTASPNSSRISAQILAQKLMTLSGV from the coding sequence ATGCCCAAGAATTCCTTTCGCAAACACCACACACCCCAAAGCGCTTCGTCCCACAAAGACTTCCTGCCCCACCCGGAAACAGGGCCAAGGATTCTCTTTTTTAGTGGTGGCACAGCGCTTCGCGAGCTTTCTCAAGAGCTTATTGGGCACACTCACAACTCCGTACATATCATTACATCATTTGATTCTGGCGGAAGTTCAGCCGTGTTGCGAAAGGCCTTTCACATGCCCGCCATAGGGGACATCAGGAACCGGCTTATGGCCCTTGCAGACACCAGCGTCCCTGGCATTGAGCAGACTATTACGCTTTTTGGGCACCGCTTCCCCAAAGAAGCCGAACTCTGGGCGCTGTCTGACGAGCTGGGCCAGCTGTGCAGTGGCACGCATCCTCTCATTGCGGACATCCCAGCGGCGCAAAAAAATAGTATCCGCCATTTCCTTTGCCGTTTCTATGATCTCATGCCAGAAGGCTTTGACCTGCGCGGCGCGAGCATTGGCAATCTCATTTTGGCTGCGGGCTATCTTGAGCACCGTCGCTGCCTTGGTCCAGTCATTGAGCTTTTTTCCAAGCTCATTCACGCCCGCGGAACAGTCTGTCCCGTGTTTGATGGCGACCTGCATCTTGCAGCACAGCTTGAAAATGGAGAAACGCTCTGTGGGCAGCACAAAATTACGGGCAAAGAGTCACCAGCTCCAGACTCTCCCATTTGTCAGCTTTACCTGACATCCTGCCTGGACTCTCTTGAGACACACCCAGCCCGTGCGGCCCAGTCTGCACTTTCCGCCATTGCCGAGGCAGACCTCATCTGCTTCCCAATGGGGAGCTTCTACTCCAGCGTCATTGCCAACCTGCTTCCCGCAGGCATTGGCCGTGCAGTCGCGCAAGCCCACTGCCCCAAAATTTTTGTTCCAAACCTCGGCTTTGATCCTGAATCGTTCCACCTGAGCCTGAGCGAACAGGTGCTTGCCCTGCGTCACTACCTGCTCAAAGACTGCCCCTTCCCCTGCTCCCCCCGCCAGCTTGTCAGCGGCGTCCTCTTCGACTCCGTGAATGAAAGCTACTCTGGAGATTTGTCCCTGCATCAGCTCCAGCAGCTCGATCTTGACCTTTACGACACCCGCCTGACAGCTTCTCCAAATTCGTCGCGCATTTCTGCGCAAATTCTTGCACAAAAACTCATGACGCTCTCTGGCGTCTAA
- a CDS encoding radical SAM protein has product MTRSCNFTCNYCYYPHDPSPVQNPLPAETIRSFLDATGQEWTIGLTGGEPFLYPDFVQLCESLTEQHRIALDTNLSLSKPLQEFVERISPERVQDVYASLHIEEREKRGGIDPFIRNVQLLKNHGFVVKVNYVLHPTLIDRYQRDADTFAKYDIELAPRPFKGTYKGRDYPESYSQRAKNIFAKSSDGGKKMLFNFKGIPCNGGHSFIRMEPDGTIFRCAGEKTVLGQLPGEAELYDGPRPCNVSRCPCRGLDHVQLSTSQEYLVNALRYDLVDNIRPAEREYRKALEEDESNATAANNLGVIEWGNSRLQTAIKLFEHAYELCPGIQRFEQNLILSKSVLNGEPAFENPKKYSAVYAQANQTHS; this is encoded by the coding sequence ATGACCCGGTCGTGCAATTTTACGTGCAACTACTGCTACTACCCGCACGACCCTTCCCCTGTGCAGAACCCGCTCCCAGCAGAGACCATACGTTCTTTTCTGGATGCAACAGGCCAGGAATGGACCATTGGTCTCACAGGTGGAGAACCGTTTCTGTACCCAGACTTTGTTCAGCTTTGTGAGAGCCTCACCGAACAGCATCGCATTGCGCTGGACACAAACCTCAGTCTGTCGAAACCGCTTCAGGAATTTGTCGAGCGCATTTCTCCTGAACGGGTTCAGGATGTCTATGCCTCACTCCACATCGAGGAACGCGAAAAACGCGGCGGCATAGACCCGTTTATTCGAAATGTTCAACTCCTGAAAAATCATGGATTTGTCGTCAAGGTGAACTACGTTCTCCACCCCACGCTGATCGACCGCTATCAGCGGGATGCAGACACGTTTGCCAAATACGACATTGAGCTTGCCCCTCGTCCTTTCAAGGGCACATACAAAGGGCGCGACTATCCGGAATCCTATAGCCAGAGGGCCAAAAATATTTTTGCAAAGTCCTCTGACGGCGGGAAAAAGATGCTCTTTAACTTTAAGGGAATCCCCTGCAATGGAGGGCATTCATTCATCCGAATGGAGCCAGACGGAACCATATTCCGCTGTGCAGGCGAAAAGACCGTTCTTGGCCAGCTTCCGGGTGAGGCGGAACTCTATGATGGTCCCCGCCCCTGCAATGTTTCGCGCTGCCCATGCCGGGGACTCGATCACGTCCAGCTTTCCACTTCACAGGAATATCTTGTCAACGCCCTTCGCTATGACCTCGTCGACAACATCCGGCCAGCAGAACGAGAGTATCGCAAGGCCCTTGAAGAAGACGAAAGCAATGCGACAGCAGCAAATAATCTGGGCGTCATTGAATGGGGAAATTCCCGACTCCAGACCGCAATCAAGCTCTTTGAGCATGCCTATGAACTTTGTCCGGGAATCCAGCGCTTTGAACAAAATCTTATTCTCTCAAAGTCTGTCCTGAACGGCGAACCAGCATTTGAGAACCCTAAAAAATACAGTGCCGTCTACGCACAGGCAAACCAGACACACTCGTAG
- the tmcD gene encoding electron transfer complex subunit TmcD: MVVSASWNWEPGEQMLLDLGSCREKYEWIEELHASADGEKIAAVVNVEGEFTACVNGENWEDTYDRVWGLQFSPDGRLCGFAQSMGEWYVAVDGATWEGPYGYAWHLLFNNDGSRIGCAVQQDMRYGMATEGQLWDTFYANANNFTMSSDGSSTAAAVQTIDMGQAETEKFAAGTYSVAVDGKAWDHNFVNVFGISFSPDARHVAAEVRSGMYDYTICVDGKMWDTTYQSVWTPVFHPTTQAVVAPVRQKGQWTLAQDGRGIWPTFVQCWHPQFSADGQHLAAIVSPKFGRWTVAVDGTPWNASFGDSVTHLAMSADGKRAAAVGKEDEKWSLLVDGKAWQGKYDMVYAPRFSADGAHVGAVIEKGGKFSYAIDGKEYGRSFEQCWQPVFSPDSTHVLLRCVENDKYYRRVVPVSEITG, encoded by the coding sequence ATGGTGGTTTCTGCAAGCTGGAACTGGGAGCCTGGGGAGCAAATGCTTCTTGATCTCGGCTCCTGCAGAGAAAAGTATGAATGGATAGAGGAACTCCACGCAAGTGCAGATGGCGAAAAGATCGCTGCTGTAGTTAATGTGGAGGGCGAGTTTACCGCCTGTGTCAATGGTGAAAACTGGGAAGACACCTACGACCGGGTTTGGGGCCTGCAATTTTCTCCTGATGGCCGTCTCTGTGGCTTCGCTCAGTCAATGGGCGAGTGGTATGTCGCAGTTGATGGAGCCACATGGGAAGGCCCGTATGGTTACGCGTGGCATTTGCTGTTTAATAATGACGGTTCCCGCATTGGCTGCGCTGTCCAGCAGGACATGCGCTACGGTATGGCAACGGAAGGCCAGCTGTGGGACACATTCTACGCGAATGCAAACAATTTTACGATGAGTAGCGATGGTTCTTCCACTGCTGCTGCTGTCCAGACTATCGACATGGGACAGGCTGAGACTGAAAAATTTGCAGCAGGAACCTATTCTGTTGCGGTTGACGGAAAGGCCTGGGACCATAATTTTGTCAATGTCTTTGGCATCTCTTTCTCCCCTGATGCACGTCACGTTGCGGCAGAAGTTCGTAGCGGCATGTATGACTACACCATATGTGTTGACGGCAAGATGTGGGACACGACGTACCAGAGTGTCTGGACTCCTGTCTTCCACCCCACCACGCAGGCAGTTGTTGCTCCTGTTCGCCAGAAGGGTCAGTGGACACTGGCTCAGGATGGCCGTGGAATTTGGCCGACCTTTGTTCAGTGCTGGCACCCTCAGTTCAGCGCGGACGGCCAGCATCTCGCCGCTATTGTTTCTCCGAAGTTTGGTCGTTGGACGGTTGCTGTTGATGGCACGCCGTGGAACGCAAGCTTTGGTGATTCCGTGACGCATCTCGCAATGAGTGCTGACGGAAAGCGTGCTGCTGCAGTCGGCAAGGAAGACGAAAAATGGTCTCTCCTTGTTGATGGCAAGGCCTGGCAGGGCAAGTATGACATGGTGTATGCACCTCGCTTTAGTGCTGATGGTGCGCATGTTGGTGCTGTTATCGAAAAGGGTGGCAAGTTTAGCTATGCCATCGACGGCAAAGAATATGGCCGGAGCTTCGAGCAGTGTTGGCAGCCTGTGTTTAGTCCTGATTCGACACACGTACTTCTGCGCTGTGTGGAAAACGACAAATACTACCGCCGCGTTGTGCCGGTGTCCGAAATTACCGGATAG
- the tmcB gene encoding electron transfer complex ferredoxin TmcB: MAENTESVEQAEAPMTFIQKVAAKSREDREQGRYDYDSIEDLGLDEGMKKLTPERIENTVNEVVKGECGARLRAYVETCVHCGLCSEACHHYLSNDKDPKFSPVGKVKRTMWKMIKKNGKLSPEEIRECSVVSSTECNLCRRCQQYCPFGIDIAYMLQTVRRVCSKLDMSPQYIQDTVNSHASTMNQMWVKEDEWIDTLQWQEDEARDEFPNIRIPVGKDGAEFMYSVIAPEPKFRTHLIYQAAAIFHAAGLDWTMPEEPGWDNSDMAMFTGDFETMGRVKKAHYEAAQRLHSKYIVMGECGHAFRSVYDVGNRWLGWKMPPLPMVHSLEFFEQLIKDGRIKVREKFPEKVTFHDPCNTVRGRGLHECGRYVANAFTQGVVEMEPNREHNLCCNAGGGVINCGPPWKTKRVLSNRAKAEQLARVKDMGVNTVVCPCHNCHGGLEDIIHHYGLEMELKFLGDLIYEFMEKPGAVE; the protein is encoded by the coding sequence ATGGCTGAAAACACTGAAAGTGTTGAACAGGCCGAAGCCCCGATGACATTCATACAGAAGGTAGCGGCAAAATCCAGGGAAGACCGGGAACAGGGCCGTTACGACTACGACAGCATCGAGGACCTCGGGCTCGACGAGGGCATGAAAAAGCTCACGCCAGAGCGCATTGAAAATACCGTGAATGAGGTTGTGAAGGGCGAGTGTGGCGCACGGCTGCGCGCATACGTGGAGACATGTGTGCACTGTGGTCTGTGTTCCGAGGCCTGCCATCACTATCTCTCTAATGATAAAGATCCTAAGTTTTCCCCGGTGGGCAAAGTCAAGCGCACCATGTGGAAAATGATCAAGAAGAACGGCAAACTCAGCCCCGAAGAAATTCGTGAGTGTTCTGTTGTTTCTTCGACAGAGTGTAACCTCTGCCGCCGTTGCCAGCAGTATTGTCCGTTTGGCATCGACATTGCCTACATGCTCCAGACTGTACGCCGGGTTTGTTCCAAGCTGGATATGTCCCCTCAGTACATTCAGGATACGGTAAACAGCCACGCTTCGACCATGAACCAGATGTGGGTCAAGGAAGATGAGTGGATTGATACCTTGCAGTGGCAGGAAGACGAAGCTCGAGACGAGTTCCCGAACATTCGTATTCCTGTGGGCAAAGATGGTGCAGAGTTCATGTACTCTGTTATTGCCCCTGAGCCGAAGTTCAGAACGCACCTGATCTATCAGGCTGCTGCGATTTTCCATGCAGCTGGCCTTGACTGGACCATGCCCGAAGAACCCGGTTGGGATAACTCCGATATGGCTATGTTCACCGGTGACTTTGAGACGATGGGTCGCGTCAAGAAGGCTCATTATGAAGCCGCTCAGCGCCTGCACTCCAAGTACATCGTTATGGGTGAATGTGGTCACGCTTTCCGAAGCGTGTATGACGTGGGTAACCGTTGGCTTGGCTGGAAAATGCCACCGCTTCCGATGGTTCACTCCCTTGAGTTCTTTGAGCAGCTTATCAAGGACGGCCGGATCAAGGTCCGTGAGAAGTTCCCTGAAAAGGTGACCTTCCATGATCCGTGTAATACGGTTCGTGGACGCGGTCTTCATGAGTGCGGTCGCTATGTTGCCAATGCCTTCACGCAGGGTGTTGTCGAGATGGAGCCGAACAGAGAACATAACCTCTGCTGTAACGCAGGTGGTGGTGTCATTAACTGTGGACCGCCGTGGAAAACCAAGCGCGTGCTGTCCAACCGTGCTAAGGCTGAACAGCTTGCCCGTGTGAAAGACATGGGTGTAAATACGGTTGTATGTCCCTGCCATAACTGCCATGGCGGGCTTGAAGACATCATCCATCATTACGGCCTTGAGATGGAGTTGAAGTTCCTTGGCGATCTTATCTATGAATTCATGGAAAAGCCTGGGGCTGTTGAGTAA
- a CDS encoding glycosyltransferase family 4 protein: MRIAFYAPFKPLNHARISGDITIARDAMEFFVRKGHSTSVISPLESTWLYLRPWRWPDALLEYMLARSSCSSQGLNAWITYHSYYKAPDILGPRLARLGLPYFIFSGAYADKRKRSLKTLPGYILNKRALLAASHVFVNKLPELETCSRILPDEKLTYIKPGIFTHEFSPDILMRQKYRRAWGARETTVVVTAAMMRKGVKADGVEQVIRSCAELANNGKKILLIVAGGGPEKDRLERLAASLLPGKMRFLGRIPRQKLYRIFSAADLFAFPGYNEGLGMVYLEAQCSGLPCVATDDAGAPEVIRDMESGLIVPANEPESFTRAIETLVEDSELRTRLGHNAREYVVKNHDIEKCYAPMNTIMREIVENSPHSWSPRR; encoded by the coding sequence ATGCGCATCGCTTTTTACGCACCGTTTAAGCCGCTCAATCACGCTCGCATTTCCGGGGATATTACTATTGCCCGCGATGCTATGGAATTCTTTGTCCGAAAAGGTCACAGCACGTCTGTTATTTCTCCTCTGGAAAGCACATGGCTCTACCTGCGTCCGTGGCGCTGGCCAGATGCCCTTCTGGAATACATGCTGGCCCGCAGCTCCTGTAGCTCTCAGGGACTCAACGCATGGATCACCTATCATAGCTATTACAAAGCTCCAGACATTCTGGGGCCACGTCTCGCGCGCCTAGGACTCCCCTACTTTATTTTTTCTGGTGCCTATGCAGACAAGCGCAAACGCAGTCTCAAGACCCTGCCCGGCTATATTCTCAACAAACGCGCCCTTCTTGCGGCCAGCCATGTTTTCGTCAACAAGCTCCCTGAGCTTGAAACCTGTTCCCGCATCCTTCCCGACGAAAAGCTGACCTACATCAAACCCGGCATCTTTACCCATGAATTTTCTCCCGACATCCTCATGCGCCAGAAGTATCGGCGGGCATGGGGCGCACGCGAGACAACGGTTGTCGTGACCGCGGCAATGATGCGCAAAGGCGTTAAGGCTGATGGAGTAGAACAGGTCATTCGATCCTGCGCAGAGCTGGCAAACAATGGCAAAAAGATTCTTCTTATCGTGGCAGGTGGTGGCCCAGAAAAAGACAGGCTAGAGCGGCTTGCAGCCTCTCTGCTCCCTGGGAAAATGCGCTTTCTTGGCCGCATTCCACGTCAAAAACTCTACAGAATTTTCAGCGCCGCAGACCTCTTTGCCTTCCCCGGCTATAACGAAGGTCTCGGCATGGTCTACCTCGAAGCCCAGTGTAGCGGCCTGCCCTGCGTGGCAACAGACGACGCCGGAGCACCAGAAGTCATACGGGACATGGAATCGGGACTCATTGTCCCTGCCAATGAACCCGAAAGCTTCACCCGAGCCATTGAAACACTGGTCGAGGACTCAGAACTTCGCACGCGACTTGGGCACAATGCACGCGAGTATGTCGTAAAAAATCATGACATCGAAAAATGCTACGCGCCCATGAACACCATCATGCGAGAAATCGTCGAGAACAGCCCCCATAGCTGGAGTCCCCGCCGATGA
- the tmcA gene encoding acidic tetraheme cytochrome c3 TmcA, which translates to MKKLGLLITLAALAGLLCVATAFSQEDIMQLKDPAFGQNQRPAAVFQHDMHNEKAEIDDCAACHHVYENGQKLEDEDSVGTSCSECHTLKNQGKQPGLMLAYHKQCKSCHVAKGVGPVTCAGCHQKK; encoded by the coding sequence ATGAAAAAGCTGGGACTGTTGATCACCTTGGCAGCGCTTGCTGGCCTGCTTTGTGTGGCAACAGCCTTTTCACAGGAAGATATCATGCAGCTGAAAGACCCTGCCTTTGGCCAGAACCAGCGCCCGGCAGCAGTGTTTCAGCATGATATGCATAACGAAAAAGCAGAGATTGATGACTGCGCCGCATGTCATCATGTCTATGAAAATGGACAGAAGCTCGAAGACGAGGATTCCGTAGGAACATCTTGCTCCGAGTGCCATACTCTGAAAAATCAGGGCAAACAGCCCGGACTGATGCTTGCTTATCATAAGCAGTGCAAGTCCTGTCACGTTGCGAAGGGCGTAGGCCCTGTGACGTGTGCTGGTTGCCATCAGAAAAAATAA
- a CDS encoding glycosyltransferase family protein produces MQHDTFNILMYSHDTYGLGHIRRTMAIATNLLRPGVNILILTGSPIVGRFDFPPGIDFVRIPGMIKQSNTVYIPHSIKVSPNHALRMRTDIITATAQAFDPSLFIVDKVPIGLRGEVLPTLQWFRKNRPQSQLVLGLRDILDDAQTTQAEWHKKNFNSVLRDLYDEIWIYGEQHMYDPIKEYAIPSDIGAKTVFTGYIPRQLPQVRAPGSNGCSHGSGEYKRIVVTTGGGGDGSPILDTYLSMLEQNASLNLDTLMIAGPFIPRTEYDKLAARAKTLGVDFRAFTNCLEKEIAQADLVISMGGYNTVCEILSMKQVALIIPRDVPRKEQLIRAEVMSTQGLVDYLPWEKLTPDQLRVKILRLLKNPEHYLESVSSFKMTGLDVMRHRLELFRRHVA; encoded by the coding sequence ATGCAGCATGATACATTCAATATTCTAATGTACTCACACGACACATATGGTCTGGGGCACATTCGACGTACCATGGCAATTGCAACGAACCTTCTTCGGCCCGGCGTCAACATACTCATTCTGACCGGATCTCCTATTGTCGGCCGCTTTGATTTTCCTCCCGGAATAGATTTTGTTCGCATTCCCGGAATGATAAAACAAAGCAATACGGTGTATATACCGCATTCCATCAAAGTTTCGCCCAACCATGCCCTGCGTATGCGCACGGACATCATTACGGCGACAGCACAGGCCTTTGATCCAAGTCTCTTTATTGTCGACAAAGTGCCGATTGGTTTGCGAGGTGAGGTTTTGCCCACCCTGCAATGGTTCCGCAAAAACCGCCCGCAGTCCCAGCTCGTTCTGGGACTGCGGGATATTCTGGACGACGCCCAGACCACGCAGGCGGAATGGCACAAAAAGAATTTCAACAGCGTTCTGCGTGACCTCTACGACGAAATCTGGATTTATGGCGAACAACACATGTATGACCCTATCAAGGAATACGCCATTCCTTCTGACATAGGGGCCAAAACCGTCTTTACAGGCTACATTCCGCGCCAGCTTCCGCAGGTCCGCGCCCCCGGAAGCAATGGATGCAGTCATGGCTCTGGAGAATATAAGCGCATTGTGGTCACAACTGGAGGCGGAGGCGATGGTTCCCCTATCCTTGATACCTACCTGTCCATGCTGGAGCAAAACGCAAGTCTGAACCTCGACACGCTCATGATTGCAGGGCCATTCATCCCGCGCACAGAATATGACAAGCTTGCGGCCCGCGCCAAAACCCTTGGTGTTGACTTCCGGGCCTTTACCAACTGCCTTGAAAAAGAAATCGCCCAGGCCGATCTGGTTATCAGCATGGGCGGCTACAACACCGTGTGCGAAATTCTGTCCATGAAGCAGGTTGCGCTCATCATCCCTCGCGACGTCCCCAGAAAAGAGCAGCTCATCCGTGCCGAAGTCATGAGCACTCAAGGCCTTGTGGACTACCTGCCATGGGAAAAACTCACCCCGGACCAGCTTCGGGTCAAAATCCTTCGCTTGCTCAAAAACCCCGAGCACTACCTCGAATCCGTCAGTTCATTCAAAATGACAGGACTCGACGTCATGCGTCACCGGCTCGAACTTTTCAGGAGGCATGTTGCGTAA
- the tmcC gene encoding TmcC family electron transfer complex membrane anchor subunit has translation MQSFYNFVSGPLVWVAFAVFLGGSIWRIWSLLSLTAKKDTYVTEYWSWKHAFRSIAHWIIPFRSVNSRMEPVMSIVTFVFHICLVLVPLFTLGHIVLLEESVLGWSWPTLPDYVADIAAILVLVGCVYFAWRRLSLPQVKFVTTASDFVILAIVAAPFLTGVLAYHQIGGALLVTTLHILAGELMLVCIPFTRLAHMLYFVYTRGYTASEFGAVRHVKDW, from the coding sequence ATGCAGAGTTTTTATAACTTCGTAAGCGGCCCTCTGGTCTGGGTTGCTTTTGCGGTTTTCCTTGGCGGGAGCATTTGGCGCATCTGGTCTCTTTTGAGCCTGACAGCAAAAAAGGACACCTATGTCACTGAGTACTGGAGCTGGAAGCATGCTTTCCGTTCGATTGCTCACTGGATTATTCCTTTTCGCTCGGTGAATTCCCGTATGGAACCAGTCATGTCAATTGTGACTTTTGTCTTTCACATTTGTCTGGTTCTGGTTCCGCTGTTTACCCTGGGGCACATTGTGCTTCTGGAGGAAAGCGTTCTTGGCTGGAGCTGGCCGACCCTGCCCGATTACGTGGCTGACATTGCTGCCATCCTCGTACTGGTTGGCTGTGTGTACTTTGCATGGCGCAGACTGTCTCTGCCTCAGGTTAAGTTTGTCACCACCGCATCGGACTTTGTCATCCTCGCAATCGTTGCTGCACCGTTCTTGACTGGCGTTCTCGCCTATCATCAGATCGGTGGCGCTTTGCTGGTGACAACGCTTCACATTCTGGCAGGCGAACTGATGCTCGTATGCATCCCCTTCACCCGGCTGGCTCACATGCTCTACTTTGTCTACACCCGTGGCTACACTGCTTCTGAATTTGGCGCAGTTCGTCACGTTAAGGACTGGTAG